A single window of Channa argus isolate prfri chromosome 2, Channa argus male v1.0, whole genome shotgun sequence DNA harbors:
- the lto1 gene encoding protein LTO1 homolog, translating into MTGGSDNEDLFDTILLADERFHGEGYRQGFEKGTHRGLQNGRRHGATHGAKLSTEISFYYGFAITWKCLLQHNTDVKSRKRVKALDTLLGLIQNSPYDDPQSAKLQEDIEKLRAKFRQVCCMLSVPTDFKDYVKTSEGMSF; encoded by the exons ATGACTGGCGGCTCTGATAACGAAGACTTGTTTGACACTATTCTTTTGGCGGATGAAAG GTTCCATGGTGAGGGCTACCGGCAAGGGTTTGAGAAGGGGACCCACCGAGGACTGCAGAATGGCCGCAGGCATGGCGCTACCCACGGGGCCAAGCTGTCCACAGAG ATTTCTTTCTATTATGGCTTTGCCATCACATGGAAATGTCTCCTCCAACACAACACAGATGTCAAATCCAG GAAGCGCGTGAAAGCCCTGGACACGCTCCTGGGTTTGATCCAGAACTCTCCCTATGATGATCCGCAGTCTGCCAAGCTACAGGAGGACATTGAGAAGCTGCGAGCCAAGTTCAGACAG GTCTGCTGCATGCTGAGTGTCCCGACTGACTTCAAGGATTACGTCAAAACCTCTGAGGGAATGTCTTTCTGA